A single Crateriforma conspicua DNA region contains:
- a CDS encoding response regulator, with product MRRTPISAQADRTESRSASITVIDPSPLSLLALAGVLDAEGWKCVCGRNNDMAVAAMDMGPQDLFVFDVGDDAAAVLDTLAVIRGREEYEKVPAVLLAESQWAGLEKQIESLPVTRCLFKPIDPPSLVAVVQQLLWMPGLVEAHRRRGSRPSRPGWVNL from the coding sequence ATGCGCCGCACCCCCATTTCCGCGCAAGCCGACCGCACCGAATCGCGTTCCGCATCGATCACCGTGATCGACCCAAGCCCGCTGTCTCTGTTGGCATTGGCGGGAGTATTGGATGCCGAAGGTTGGAAATGCGTGTGTGGCCGCAACAATGACATGGCGGTTGCGGCGATGGACATGGGGCCGCAAGACCTGTTCGTCTTTGACGTCGGCGATGACGCCGCGGCGGTTTTGGACACGTTGGCTGTGATCCGGGGACGCGAAGAGTACGAAAAAGTCCCCGCCGTTCTGTTGGCCGAATCTCAATGGGCGGGGCTGGAAAAACAGATCGAATCGCTGCCGGTCACCCGCTGTTTGTTCAAGCCGATCGATCCGCCTTCGTTGGTCGCGGTGGTCCAGCAATTGTTGTGGATGCCAGGTCTGGTCGAAGCCCATCGGCGTCGCGGTTCTCGCCCATCGCGTCCGGGCTGGGTGAACCTGTAA
- the lpxA gene encoding acyl-ACP--UDP-N-acetylglucosamine O-acyltransferase, translating into MGAQIEKTAAVDPRAELGPNVRIGHFCVVGPDVKIGEGTVIEDHVTIKGHTSIGRDNHIFAGCVIGTHPQDKSYRGTNTRVEIGDGNTFRELCTVNRASEKEDGVTRVGDSNYFMTQSHIAHDCKLGDRIVAANNCMIGGHVHIGNDVTIAGGVGIHHFVSVGQLSFIGAMSTVLHDVPPYMIVEGANARPRCVNVVGLKRNDYPQDDINVLNQAFRLLYRARIGVDAARDELLSIGPIRPVLRHLFDHLEHTGGGRHGRGRDRRKAA; encoded by the coding sequence ATGGGTGCCCAGATAGAAAAAACCGCCGCGGTGGACCCAAGAGCCGAACTGGGCCCGAACGTTCGAATCGGACACTTCTGTGTCGTCGGTCCCGATGTCAAAATCGGTGAAGGCACGGTGATCGAGGATCATGTGACGATTAAGGGTCACACCAGCATCGGTCGTGACAATCACATCTTTGCCGGATGCGTGATCGGGACTCATCCCCAAGATAAAAGCTATCGCGGCACCAACACCCGCGTGGAAATCGGCGACGGGAACACTTTCCGCGAACTGTGCACGGTCAACCGCGCCAGTGAAAAGGAAGACGGCGTCACCCGCGTCGGCGACAGCAACTATTTCATGACCCAATCGCACATCGCCCATGATTGCAAATTGGGTGATCGCATTGTCGCGGCCAACAATTGCATGATCGGCGGCCACGTGCACATCGGCAATGATGTGACGATCGCCGGCGGTGTGGGCATCCACCACTTTGTTTCGGTGGGACAGCTTAGCTTCATCGGTGCGATGAGCACGGTGCTGCACGATGTGCCGCCGTACATGATCGTCGAAGGCGCCAATGCACGTCCGCGTTGCGTGAACGTCGTCGGTCTGAAGCGAAACGATTATCCCCAAGACGACATCAACGTCTTGAACCAAGCTTTTCGATTGCTTTACCGCGCCCGCATCGGCGTTGATGCGGCCCGCGATGAACTGCTTAGCATCGGTCCGATTCGGCCCGTGCTGAGACACCTGTTTGATCATCTGGAACACACCGGTGGCGGACGTCATGGACGTGGCCGCGACCGAAGGAAAGCCGCATGA
- a CDS encoding UDP-3-O-acyl-N-acetylglucosamine deacetylase has protein sequence MDGSRNPTTASGKPTGRNQHTIASPCSVRGRGYWSGQDVHLTISPAPANTGVRLVRSDLADQPSLLATTDRSDAISFRTLLRDGDASFAMVEHLMAALAGLEIDNCVVEIDGEEMPGLDGSSLAFVEALQSAGLVIQADSRMQLVIHQPLRLRHNDGWIEATPSIAGETYFEYQLNYGDDSPVPAGDFGIEMTPARFVRQVAPARTFVTKEQADALHASGVASHVTHHDLLVFDDDGPIDNPLRYRNECSRHKTLDMIGDLALVPCDLIGRFISHRGGHILNGMLAKRLSEMLTQQRTGEQTQRKVA, from the coding sequence ATGGACGGTTCACGCAACCCAACGACCGCGTCGGGAAAACCGACCGGACGGAATCAACACACCATCGCCAGCCCGTGCTCTGTCCGCGGTCGTGGTTATTGGTCCGGACAAGACGTCCACCTGACGATCAGCCCCGCACCGGCCAACACCGGCGTGCGGTTGGTCCGCAGCGATCTGGCCGATCAGCCTTCTTTGCTGGCGACGACCGACCGCAGCGACGCGATCAGTTTTCGAACACTGCTGCGTGACGGCGATGCATCCTTCGCCATGGTGGAACATCTGATGGCCGCTTTGGCCGGTCTGGAAATCGACAACTGTGTCGTCGAAATCGACGGCGAAGAAATGCCCGGCCTGGACGGCAGCAGCCTGGCGTTTGTCGAAGCCCTGCAATCGGCCGGCCTGGTGATCCAAGCCGACTCGCGCATGCAATTGGTGATCCACCAACCGCTGCGTCTGAGACACAACGATGGTTGGATCGAAGCCACGCCGTCGATCGCCGGCGAAACCTATTTCGAATACCAGTTGAACTATGGCGACGACTCGCCGGTTCCCGCGGGTGATTTCGGCATCGAAATGACGCCCGCTCGATTCGTCCGCCAGGTCGCGCCGGCACGCACGTTTGTCACCAAAGAACAAGCCGATGCGCTGCACGCGTCGGGCGTTGCCAGCCACGTCACCCACCACGACCTGCTGGTGTTCGACGACGACGGGCCGATCGACAATCCGCTTCGTTATCGCAACGAATGCAGCCGACACAAAACACTGGACATGATCGGCGACTTGGCTTTGGTGCCTTGTGACCTGATCGGACGATTCATTTCCCACCGTGGCGGACACATTCTGAACGGAATGCTGGCCAAGCGACTGAGCGAAATGCTGACGCAACAACGAACCGGCGAACAAACCCAGCGAAAAGTGGCCTGA
- a CDS encoding OmpH family outer membrane protein — protein sequence MRSIVKLAIVLTLTAALASVTTVASAQDSGHRIAVVDVAKIFKEHEAIKAQVAAVESKLKSYDEQFKAKREELQKEVEKLKTFSPGTPAYTQQEEKVASMESKLRLEMARTRKELADAEAKIYFDNYQQIAAAVADVAKYNKINLVLRYNSEDMDKAKGDSVVRGVMKNIVYHDSSMDMTAAIMKILSQRIAQGNAGTSAR from the coding sequence GTGCGATCAATCGTCAAACTGGCCATCGTCTTGACCCTCACGGCAGCCCTGGCTTCGGTGACCACCGTCGCATCGGCTCAGGACTCCGGCCACCGCATCGCAGTCGTCGATGTGGCCAAGATTTTCAAAGAACACGAAGCCATCAAGGCTCAGGTGGCTGCCGTCGAATCAAAGCTGAAAAGCTACGACGAACAGTTCAAAGCAAAACGCGAAGAACTGCAAAAGGAAGTCGAAAAGCTGAAGACCTTCAGCCCCGGCACTCCGGCTTACACGCAGCAGGAAGAAAAAGTCGCTTCGATGGAATCGAAGCTGCGTCTGGAAATGGCCCGTACCCGCAAGGAACTGGCCGACGCCGAAGCCAAAATCTACTTTGACAACTACCAGCAAATTGCTGCCGCCGTTGCGGACGTTGCCAAGTACAACAAGATCAACTTGGTGCTGCGTTACAACAGCGAAGACATGGACAAGGCCAAAGGCGACTCGGTTGTCCGTGGCGTCATGAAGAACATCGTCTATCACGATTCGTCGATGGACATGACCGCCGCGATCATGAAGATCTTGAGCCAACGCATCGCTCAGGGCAACGCCGGCACGTCCGCCCGCTGA
- a CDS encoding sulfatase-like hydrolase/transferase, whose protein sequence is MVALWTAVPMIRANCVSANPPNVVMVLTDDQAPWAFATAVRSGQFSGVPIPSTPHLDRLASEGAVFRNFFCTTPVCSPARATLMAGRYASDLGIADFIPQPGHKLYDPDHAVFLDPDTTTTLAEMFQSRGYRTGLIGKWHLGDWTDSNDRSKHPTAHGFDTFMGLTGGGTKPRDPELEIEGKLRQFKGLTTDILTDHAIEFIHQNVDQTFFLCLSTRAPHGPWLPVAPEDWEPYQEMDPTIPDEPGLDRKAIRKKMKEYLASTTGVDRNLGRLLKVIDDHQLRDKTVVIFTSDHGYNMGHNGIWHKGNGIWATKQKPPGDTHHGVRVISPKYRPNLYDLSLRVPAIVRWPGIVEPSTVVDATATHLDWFPTLCSVAGDEAFADGLPGRDLSPLLTGNTPDDWDQGFYSEYDMINYAQASLRGYRTPQFKLVRDRWNEGCDEFYDLRSDSDENENLIQSDDPIIRNAIEALDAKLMSIERPASQALKMGR, encoded by the coding sequence ATGGTCGCGCTGTGGACGGCCGTACCTATGATCCGTGCGAATTGCGTGTCGGCAAATCCACCCAACGTCGTGATGGTGCTGACAGATGACCAAGCACCTTGGGCGTTTGCGACTGCCGTGCGTTCGGGACAATTTTCCGGTGTTCCGATTCCATCGACGCCACATCTGGACCGGCTTGCCAGCGAAGGTGCGGTGTTTCGCAATTTCTTTTGCACCACCCCGGTCTGCAGTCCCGCACGAGCCACATTGATGGCCGGTCGCTACGCAAGCGATTTGGGGATCGCGGACTTTATTCCTCAGCCCGGTCACAAGCTGTATGACCCCGACCACGCGGTCTTCTTGGATCCCGATACGACGACGACTCTGGCAGAAATGTTTCAGTCTCGCGGTTATCGAACGGGGCTGATCGGCAAGTGGCATCTTGGTGACTGGACCGACAGTAACGATCGATCAAAGCACCCGACTGCTCACGGTTTCGACACCTTCATGGGATTGACCGGCGGCGGGACCAAGCCGAGAGATCCGGAACTGGAAATCGAGGGAAAGCTGCGGCAGTTCAAAGGTCTGACGACTGACATCTTGACCGACCATGCGATCGAGTTCATTCATCAGAACGTCGACCAAACGTTCTTCTTGTGTCTATCCACCCGCGCGCCCCACGGACCTTGGTTGCCGGTCGCACCGGAGGACTGGGAACCGTACCAAGAAATGGATCCGACCATTCCAGATGAACCAGGTTTGGATAGGAAAGCGATCCGCAAGAAGATGAAAGAATACTTGGCCAGCACGACGGGCGTGGATCGAAACCTGGGGCGGCTGTTGAAAGTGATTGACGACCATCAGTTGCGCGACAAAACCGTCGTTATCTTCACGTCGGACCACGGTTACAACATGGGCCACAACGGGATCTGGCACAAAGGCAACGGGATCTGGGCGACCAAGCAGAAGCCGCCGGGCGACACGCATCATGGGGTTCGTGTGATTTCACCAAAGTACCGACCGAACCTTTATGACCTTTCGCTTCGTGTGCCCGCAATTGTCCGTTGGCCAGGGATTGTCGAGCCTTCGACCGTGGTCGACGCCACCGCGACTCACTTGGATTGGTTCCCAACACTGTGCTCCGTCGCAGGCGATGAAGCGTTCGCCGATGGTTTGCCCGGTCGCGATCTTTCGCCGCTGTTGACCGGCAACACACCCGACGATTGGGATCAAGGGTTTTATTCCGAATACGACATGATCAACTACGCACAGGCGTCCTTGCGTGGTTACCGAACGCCACAGTTCAAGCTTGTCCGCGATCGGTGGAACGAAGGTTGTGACGAATTTTACGACCTTCGGTCTGACTCCGACGAAAATGAAAACCTCATTCAAAGCGACGATCCGATAATCCGAAACGCCATCGAAGCCTTGGACGCCAAGTTGATGTCGATCGAACGTCCGGCATCGCAAGCACTTAAGATGGGACGATAG
- a CDS encoding nitroreductase family protein, which produces MASSETRNPVDLPVLSAIANRWSPYRFADQAVEDEKIRRVLEAARWAASSFNDQPWYFIVARRRDEPEFQTMLECLMEANQAWASRAGVLMLTCIRTTFQYNGKPNRVALHDLGQAAGYLALQATEMGLQVHQMAGINLSVVRQKYELPEGVEPQTAIAIGYPDTSAPADEQNQQWADRENGARKRNPLSAQVFTGKFGQSSPFVD; this is translated from the coding sequence ATGGCATCATCTGAAACACGGAACCCCGTCGATCTGCCCGTCCTGTCCGCGATTGCTAATCGCTGGAGTCCGTATCGGTTTGCGGATCAGGCGGTGGAAGACGAGAAGATTCGGCGTGTGCTGGAAGCCGCACGTTGGGCGGCCAGCAGTTTCAACGACCAACCGTGGTACTTCATAGTCGCCCGACGTCGTGACGAACCTGAATTCCAGACGATGCTGGAATGCTTGATGGAAGCCAATCAAGCGTGGGCCAGTCGTGCCGGCGTGTTGATGCTGACCTGCATCCGGACCACGTTCCAGTACAACGGCAAGCCCAACCGCGTCGCGTTACACGACCTTGGCCAAGCGGCCGGATACCTGGCACTTCAGGCGACCGAGATGGGACTGCAGGTTCACCAAATGGCGGGCATCAATTTATCGGTGGTCCGCCAGAAGTACGAACTGCCCGAGGGCGTCGAACCGCAAACGGCCATCGCGATCGGCTATCCCGACACCTCCGCGCCGGCCGACGAACAAAACCAACAGTGGGCCGATCGCGAAAACGGGGCTCGCAAACGCAACCCGCTGTCGGCGCAAGTCTTCACCGGAAAATTCGGTCAGTCTTCGCCGTTTGTCGATTGA
- a CDS encoding PH domain-containing protein produces the protein MSDDKVLWKAEFNPKVKSYWLLSGTIVMLCTIVLIPLIPVWFVLGLLVTDRYLKSCSCELTERSLKVGKGILVRTEKTVPLDRITDLGLVQGPIMRMLDIEALSVETAGQSSQGSLVQLTGIRNGRDFRDAVLEQRDRVSIQESAPVQTPDAGIDASAGQTLVEIRDILRRMESRLDQSPIDA, from the coding sequence ATGAGCGACGACAAGGTGCTGTGGAAAGCCGAGTTTAATCCCAAAGTGAAGTCGTACTGGCTGCTCAGTGGGACCATCGTGATGTTATGCACGATCGTCCTGATTCCGCTGATCCCCGTGTGGTTTGTGCTGGGGCTGTTGGTCACCGATCGCTACTTGAAAAGCTGTTCTTGTGAATTGACCGAGAGGTCGCTGAAGGTCGGCAAGGGGATTTTGGTGCGTACCGAAAAGACCGTGCCGCTGGATCGGATCACTGATCTGGGATTGGTTCAGGGGCCGATCATGCGGATGCTGGACATCGAAGCGCTCAGCGTCGAAACCGCCGGCCAGTCATCGCAGGGATCGCTGGTGCAGTTGACCGGGATCCGAAACGGACGTGACTTTCGCGACGCCGTGCTGGAACAGCGTGACCGTGTGTCGATCCAAGAATCCGCACCAGTCCAGACGCCGGATGCCGGCATCGATGCGTCGGCCGGCCAAACGCTGGTCGAAATTCGCGACATCCTGCGACGGATGGAATCACGACTGGACCAGTCTCCGATCGACGCTTGA
- a CDS encoding zinc ribbon domain-containing protein — protein MIRSVTCPKCGKTSNVPEHIASVRCSKCGKVWNPGEDAAAAEPKVDLAAKMAGYENEGGGKSKKKRKKSKSSGGSNKVAAIVASVIFVVALAGVGVYLWLQRDPSPQVAAVPDEPEEEPADDDDVVWVAPDYREVNMPEADRKRIYMDMRSTAITSIEKPLLIIGPARVAMEKTLQDVYDREIRTQAALHDVPEDDIRQIVNEGDAKRWDTRPRSNAKRNGKRLYPKSWSEGWKP, from the coding sequence ATGATCCGTTCGGTCACCTGCCCCAAGTGCGGAAAGACGTCCAACGTGCCTGAACACATCGCCAGCGTGCGGTGTTCCAAATGTGGCAAGGTCTGGAACCCGGGCGAGGATGCCGCCGCGGCCGAGCCCAAGGTCGATCTGGCCGCCAAAATGGCGGGCTATGAAAACGAAGGCGGCGGGAAATCGAAGAAGAAACGTAAGAAGTCGAAATCCTCCGGCGGCAGCAACAAAGTCGCCGCGATCGTCGCCAGTGTCATCTTCGTGGTCGCGTTGGCCGGCGTGGGCGTTTATCTGTGGCTGCAGCGGGATCCCTCGCCCCAGGTGGCCGCCGTGCCGGACGAACCGGAAGAAGAACCCGCCGATGATGACGATGTGGTCTGGGTCGCGCCGGATTACCGCGAAGTCAACATGCCCGAAGCGGACCGGAAACGGATCTACATGGACATGCGATCGACGGCCATCACCAGCATCGAAAAGCCGTTGTTGATCATCGGACCGGCTCGCGTGGCGATGGAAAAAACGCTGCAAGATGTCTACGACCGGGAAATCCGAACCCAGGCGGCGTTGCACGATGTTCCCGAAGACGACATTCGCCAAATCGTCAACGAAGGCGATGCGAAACGCTGGGATACTCGCCCGCGGTCCAACGCCAAACGCAACGGCAAGCGGCTGTATCCGAAATCCTGGAGCGAAGGCTGGAAACCGTAA
- a CDS encoding RNA recognition motif domain-containing protein: MNIYVGNLSFEATESDIENAFGEFGDVASVSIIKDRDTGRSRGFAFVEMRDGGAGQEAIAGLNDQQIAGRPVTVNEARPRENRNGGGGRGRW; this comes from the coding sequence ATGAACATTTACGTTGGCAATCTTAGCTTTGAAGCAACTGAATCAGACATCGAAAACGCCTTCGGCGAATTCGGTGATGTCGCGTCTGTCAGCATCATCAAAGACCGTGACACCGGTCGTTCACGCGGATTCGCTTTTGTCGAAATGCGTGATGGCGGTGCGGGCCAAGAAGCCATCGCCGGCCTGAACGATCAACAAATCGCAGGCCGCCCGGTCACCGTCAACGAAGCACGCCCGCGGGAAAACCGCAACGGTGGTGGCGGACGCGGTCGCTGGTAA
- a CDS encoding Gfo/Idh/MocA family oxidoreductase, which yields MNKLRIAVVGAGHLGRIHAKLLGQVDDAELVAVCDPFESARQVAAESLGVRTCADPSEIVDQIDAAVIAAPTDLHCDIAKSLLKAGKHLFVEKPLASDSSDAQRLAMLAAARRLTLQVGHVERFNPAFTSLGDLARDVKYVEAVRASSFPGRCLDVGVVMDLMIHDLDLVLSMTDAPVTSVSSSGLSVISDHEDVAETRIEFACGMVANLKASRISPTPARSMQIFGANGFADIDFGKPSVSVVRPADSVVDRTFDLNAETDNPLRYSGELFQTKLRCETLELEPRNAILDELHDFVISIRSGSAPAVDGAAGARAVAVADKVLQSIQQRSWYSDATTAERGPHALVRESIQMASRRAAQDRRAA from the coding sequence ATGAACAAGTTACGTATCGCTGTCGTCGGTGCCGGTCACCTGGGACGAATCCACGCCAAGTTGCTGGGCCAAGTCGACGACGCGGAACTGGTCGCCGTGTGCGACCCGTTCGAATCGGCACGCCAGGTTGCCGCCGAATCGCTCGGCGTACGCACCTGTGCCGATCCCTCGGAAATCGTCGACCAGATCGACGCGGCCGTGATCGCCGCCCCGACCGATTTGCACTGCGACATCGCCAAGTCGCTGCTGAAGGCCGGAAAACACTTGTTTGTCGAAAAACCGCTGGCTTCCGACAGCAGCGATGCCCAGCGTCTGGCCATGCTGGCCGCCGCACGACGGTTGACCCTGCAAGTCGGTCACGTCGAACGATTCAACCCCGCCTTCACCTCCCTGGGTGACCTGGCACGCGACGTGAAGTACGTCGAGGCGGTCCGTGCGTCCAGCTTTCCCGGCCGTTGCCTGGATGTCGGCGTCGTGATGGACTTGATGATCCACGACCTGGATCTGGTGCTTTCGATGACCGATGCACCGGTCACGTCGGTTTCATCCAGCGGGCTTTCGGTCATCAGCGATCATGAAGACGTCGCTGAAACGCGGATCGAGTTCGCATGCGGCATGGTCGCCAACCTGAAAGCGTCGCGAATCAGCCCGACCCCCGCACGATCAATGCAGATCTTTGGGGCCAACGGTTTTGCCGACATTGATTTTGGTAAGCCATCCGTTTCGGTGGTTCGGCCGGCTGACAGCGTGGTCGATCGCACGTTCGACTTGAACGCCGAAACCGACAACCCGCTGCGATACAGCGGCGAACTGTTCCAAACCAAACTCCGGTGCGAGACTTTGGAACTGGAACCGCGCAACGCCATCCTGGATGAACTTCACGACTTTGTGATCAGCATCCGCAGCGGCAGTGCACCCGCCGTCGATGGTGCCGCCGGTGCTCGCGCGGTCGCGGTGGCCGATAAAGTCCTGCAATCGATTCAGCAACGCAGCTGGTACAGCGATGCGACCACCGCCGAACGTGGACCGCACGCACTGGTTCGGGAATCGATCCAAATGGCCAGTCGACGCGCGGCTCAAGACCGCCGCGCTGCCTGA
- a CDS encoding ATP-binding cassette domain-containing protein, with the protein MLSIESLTKTFELPSGVLTAVDDISFQVHPGEVFGLLGPNGAGKTTTMRMVLGLLEPDAGYAEVDGARTSEDPITVKSRLGFVSASDGVYPWLTVREMLLYFADLYGVAPDAARRRCDELAELMDITSLLDRRAGELSTGQRQRVTLVRGLIHDPPVMLLDEPTRGLDVVGVQTIFHYIQELRTMGKAVVVCTHRLDEAERLCDRFGLLHRGQLEHLGTLDELLQRTGKSNLADIFIDLLESH; encoded by the coding sequence GTGCTATCGATCGAATCGCTGACGAAGACCTTTGAATTGCCGTCCGGTGTGCTGACGGCCGTGGACGACATCAGTTTCCAAGTCCATCCGGGCGAAGTTTTCGGGCTGTTGGGCCCCAACGGTGCCGGAAAAACCACCACGATGCGGATGGTGCTGGGCTTGCTGGAACCCGACGCGGGGTACGCGGAAGTCGACGGGGCACGGACCAGCGAAGACCCGATCACGGTCAAATCACGGTTGGGGTTCGTTTCGGCCAGCGACGGCGTGTACCCATGGCTGACCGTCCGCGAAATGTTGTTGTACTTTGCCGATCTATACGGCGTCGCGCCGGACGCCGCCCGGCGTCGATGTGACGAATTGGCCGAACTGATGGACATCACGTCCCTGCTGGACCGGCGTGCCGGGGAACTCAGCACCGGCCAGCGGCAACGGGTCACTCTGGTCCGAGGGCTGATCCACGATCCGCCGGTGATGTTGTTGGATGAGCCGACCCGAGGTCTGGACGTCGTCGGCGTTCAGACGATTTTCCATTACATCCAAGAACTGCGAACGATGGGCAAAGCGGTCGTCGTTTGCACTCACCGACTGGACGAAGCGGAACGATTGTGTGACCGTTTCGGTCTGCTGCACCGGGGCCAGTTGGAACACTTGGGAACGCTGGACGAATTGCTTCAGCGGACCGGAAAGTCGAATCTGGCCGACATCTTCATCGACCTTCTGGAATCCCACTAA
- a CDS encoding ABC transporter permease subunit/CPBP intramembrane protease, whose product MNASRLFRLCRKELRETLRDRRTIITLVFMPLLVYPLLSMALHRFLLNNSEATETAYKIGVATVDEADLLDIWINSPDAMPPDEILKANGDRVAEFEILLTDISPLTALESRAVDVAAEVTMGGPDQQPSVKVTSYNGDAVGRSARRILVERIQWFKLRMAERFADRFAAGPRYRQPVDVEIGMMGEDKSTSMLGTVVPLVLVLMTITGAVYPAIDLTAGERERGTMEALMASPVPRSAVLMAKYIAVVTVALLTAIANLTAMFTTLWAGGLLPLLTGDDHSIGPVTVLQILALLVLFSCFFSALLLSLTSFARSFKEAQAYLIPIMLLSLAPAMVSLLPGIELSGPLAIAPLLNIVLLTRDVLAGDMTPVAAGATIASTLAYAAAAIAVAAKLFGSDAVSRTSGQSIGSIFLRPAKSRETPTLQVAATVLALLVPIYFVVSNGLIRFLDSAGDSFQMSSRLVLNAVALAVTFGGVPLLVAWFNRLKLVPSFRLRTFPWTAALGAIILGLGAWVFAHEAFVLADAVGIKGLTESKIAQTEKVLEAWKQVSPVLLLATLAMTPAVIEELCFRGFLFSAFAKFMSPAKTIIVTAVLFGAFHVLTGNALLLERFVPSTLLGLILGWIAYRTGSVIPGMLMHFVHNGLLELAARYEDKLTFLGEGFEDQSHLPASWLITGAALSAIGVALLWWATRSKTIPSAESAFQTAPTATSDPPPVESGSSDLDQSTNGED is encoded by the coding sequence TTGAACGCCAGCCGTCTGTTTCGACTATGCCGTAAAGAGCTACGGGAAACCCTGCGCGATCGGCGCACGATCATCACGTTGGTCTTCATGCCGCTGTTGGTCTATCCGCTGCTCAGTATGGCCCTGCATCGTTTTCTGCTGAACAATTCTGAGGCCACCGAGACCGCGTACAAGATCGGCGTGGCAACGGTCGACGAAGCCGACTTGTTGGACATCTGGATCAACAGCCCCGACGCGATGCCGCCGGACGAAATTCTGAAGGCCAACGGGGATCGTGTCGCCGAGTTTGAAATCTTGCTGACCGACATCAGCCCCCTGACCGCGCTGGAATCCCGCGCGGTCGACGTGGCGGCCGAAGTCACCATGGGCGGCCCCGACCAGCAACCATCCGTCAAAGTGACCTCGTACAACGGCGACGCGGTCGGGCGATCGGCCCGCCGCATCTTGGTCGAACGAATCCAGTGGTTCAAACTGCGAATGGCCGAACGATTCGCTGATCGTTTTGCCGCCGGACCTCGGTACCGTCAGCCCGTCGACGTGGAAATCGGCATGATGGGCGAAGACAAATCGACGTCCATGCTGGGCACCGTCGTTCCGTTGGTCTTGGTGCTGATGACCATCACCGGAGCGGTCTATCCGGCGATCGACTTGACCGCCGGTGAACGCGAACGCGGGACCATGGAAGCACTGATGGCGTCACCGGTCCCACGCAGCGCCGTTTTGATGGCCAAGTACATCGCGGTGGTGACGGTCGCACTCTTAACGGCGATCGCCAACTTGACGGCGATGTTCACCACGCTGTGGGCCGGCGGTCTGTTGCCGCTGTTGACCGGCGATGATCATTCGATCGGGCCCGTCACGGTGTTGCAGATCTTGGCACTGTTGGTGCTGTTCAGTTGTTTCTTTTCGGCCCTGTTGTTGTCACTGACAAGCTTTGCCCGATCGTTCAAGGAGGCTCAGGCGTACCTGATTCCGATCATGCTATTGTCTTTGGCACCGGCAATGGTTTCGTTGCTGCCCGGCATCGAATTAAGCGGGCCGCTGGCGATCGCACCCCTGTTGAACATTGTCCTGTTGACCCGTGACGTGTTGGCCGGTGACATGACACCCGTCGCCGCCGGCGCGACGATCGCCAGCACGTTGGCTTATGCCGCGGCAGCGATCGCCGTGGCGGCCAAGTTGTTCGGATCTGACGCGGTGTCACGCACCAGCGGCCAGTCGATCGGCAGCATCTTTCTGCGACCAGCCAAGTCTCGGGAAACGCCCACGTTACAGGTCGCCGCAACCGTGCTGGCGCTATTGGTGCCGATCTATTTCGTGGTGTCCAATGGTTTGATCCGCTTCCTGGACAGCGCCGGCGATTCGTTTCAAATGTCGTCGCGATTGGTGCTGAATGCGGTCGCGTTGGCGGTCACCTTTGGCGGCGTTCCGTTGCTGGTGGCTTGGTTCAACCGGCTGAAGCTGGTCCCGTCGTTCCGATTGCGAACCTTTCCATGGACCGCCGCACTTGGCGCGATCATTTTGGGCTTGGGGGCCTGGGTGTTTGCCCACGAAGCGTTCGTCTTGGCCGACGCGGTCGGAATCAAAGGGTTGACCGAAAGCAAAATCGCGCAAACCGAAAAAGTGCTGGAAGCCTGGAAACAGGTGTCTCCGGTGCTTCTGTTGGCAACGCTTGCCATGACACCGGCGGTGATCGAAGAACTGTGCTTTCGCGGGTTCCTGTTTTCGGCCTTTGCCAAATTCATGTCACCTGCCAAGACGATCATCGTTACCGCGGTTCTGTTCGGTGCTTTTCACGTTTTGACGGGCAACGCATTGTTGCTGGAACGTTTTGTTCCCTCGACCTTGCTGGGACTGATCCTGGGATGGATCGCCTACCGCACCGGCAGCGTCATTCCCGGCATGCTGATGCACTTCGTTCACAACGGATTGTTGGAACTGGCGGCACGCTATGAAGACAAGCTGACGTTTTTGGGCGAAGGCTTCGAAGATCAATCGCACTTGCCGGCATCATGGTTGATCACCGGTGCAGCGTTGTCGGCGATCGGCGTTGCCTTGCTGTGGTGGGCGACAAGAAGCAAAACCATCCCGAGTGCCGAATCAGCATTTCAGACTGCCCCGACCGCTACCAGCGATCCGCCGCCAGTTGAATCGGGTTCCAGCGATCTGGATCAATCGACAAACGGCGAAGACTGA